In Patescibacteria group bacterium, a single window of DNA contains:
- the nusB gene encoding transcription antitermination factor NusB, with amino-acid sequence MSNRHLLRTVALQTLYEWDFYDKDDKELSKFLKQNLDEFAPGAEEPNFAKDLCDGVIKNVKDIDKIITDAAPDWPMDQITMVDRNVLRMGVFELLFDKNIPPKVAINEAIELAKMFGGKSSGKFVNGVLGSIFRKMEAEIDKNKK; translated from the coding sequence ATGTCAAACCGGCACCTTCTTAGAACAGTAGCATTACAAACACTATATGAGTGGGATTTTTATGATAAAGATGATAAAGAATTATCAAAATTCCTAAAACAAAATTTGGATGAATTTGCACCAGGTGCAGAAGAACCAAATTTTGCTAAAGATTTGTGCGATGGAGTAATAAAGAATGTCAAAGATATTGATAAAATCATTACTGATGCTGCTCCTGATTGGCCAATGGATCAAATTACAATGGTTGATCGAAATGTCCTAAGAATGGGTGTTTTTGAACTTTTATTTGACAAAAATATTCCGCCAAAAGTTGCGATTAATGAAGCAATTGAACTTGCTAAAATGTTTGGTGGTAAATCGTCAGGCAAGTTTGTGAATGGAGTACTTGGGAGTATATTTAGGAAGATGGAGGCCGAAATCGATAAAAATAAGAAGTGA
- a CDS encoding nucleotidyltransferase domain-containing protein yields the protein MTKKVKKSIEQYINILKKDNLPINEVILFGSQAKDQAHEWSDIDICVISPKFKDSFKALHYLLKKSYEVEDNIIEPHPFNPKDFSNNNDPLVWEIKQTGKVIYKKQ from the coding sequence ATGACAAAAAAGGTAAAAAAAAGCATTGAACAATATATCAATATTCTAAAAAAAGATAATCTTCCAATTAACGAAGTGATTCTTTTTGGTTCACAAGCCAAAGATCAAGCCCATGAATGGAGCGATATTGATATTTGTGTAATCTCGCCAAAATTTAAAGACAGTTTTAAGGCTTTGCATTATTTGCTAAAAAAGTCATATGAAGTAGAAGACAATATTATCGAACCGCATCCATTCAATCCGAAGGACTTTAGTAATAATAATGATCCTCTTGTCTGGGAAATCAAACAAACTGGCAAAGTAATTTACAAAAAACAATAA
- a CDS encoding DUF456 domain-containing protein → MSIFLTVLIIILIVALIVTGLVGTIVPMLPGAPLIFAGMVIYAIWDRFQHTSIWTFAVLIILTLFLTVIDYVSHYVGAKVYKASRTALICSAIGGIVGLFTGNVIGFIFGPLIGAVIGELIDSQDLRKSLKTGTGVFVGFLSGTLVKFVVAIIMVVIFIGSIIF, encoded by the coding sequence ATGTCTATTTTTTTAACCGTCTTAATCATCATCTTAATCGTTGCTTTAATCGTAACTGGTTTAGTTGGGACAATTGTTCCAATGCTTCCTGGCGCGCCGTTGATTTTTGCTGGAATGGTAATTTATGCAATTTGGGATAGATTTCAGCATACATCGATTTGGACTTTTGCTGTACTAATCATTTTGACATTATTTTTGACAGTTATTGATTATGTCAGCCATTATGTTGGCGCTAAAGTTTATAAAGCGTCAAGAACAGCTTTGATTTGTTCTGCAATTGGCGGTATTGTTGGATTATTTACTGGTAACGTAATTGGTTTTATATTCGGTCCGCTAATTGGCGCTGTAATTGGAGAATTAATTGATTCTCAAGATTTAAGAAAATCACTAAAAACTGGAACTGGTGTGTTTGTTGGATTTCTGTCTGGAACGCTGGTGAAATTTGTAGTTGCGATTATTATGGTAGTAATATTTATCGGAAGCATCATATTTTAA
- a CDS encoding RlmE family RNA methyltransferase: MSRHYQFQDYYFELAKQKGYNARSVFKLQEIQEKYRIIKPNHYILDIGCFPGSFLQILSTWVGKNGKVVGFDIKKTKDLGLENVITFVADVNDLENVREQLDNLANKQKNNKTRKQEVVNQSNLSNKSNISNQFNVIISDIAPNTSGHPEYDQYQSILLNEKVIELAKTNLKDGGNMILKIFQGSDFNEFLAKLKKSFKKVKIFKPKASRARSSEMYLLCYEFKK; this comes from the coding sequence ATGTCAAGACACTATCAATTCCAAGATTATTATTTTGAATTAGCAAAACAAAAAGGCTACAATGCCCGATCAGTCTTTAAATTGCAAGAAATACAAGAAAAATACCGTATAATTAAGCCAAATCATTATATTTTAGATATTGGATGTTTCCCAGGCTCATTTTTACAAATTTTATCAACTTGGGTTGGAAAGAATGGCAAGGTCGTAGGCTTTGATATTAAAAAAACGAAAGATTTGGGCCTTGAGAACGTGATTACATTTGTTGCCGATGTTAATGACCTAGAGAATGTTCGAGAGCAGTTGGACAACCTTGCGAACAAACAAAAAAACAATAAAACAAGAAAACAAGAGGTCGTTAACCAGTCTAACTTATCTAATAAGTCTAACATATCTAACCAGTTCAACGTTATCATCAGCGATATTGCGCCAAACACATCTGGTCATCCTGAGTATGATCAATATCAATCAATTTTGTTAAACGAAAAAGTTATTGAATTAGCTAAAACAAATTTGAAAGATGGCGGAAATATGATTTTGAAAATTTTTCAAGGTTCTGATTTTAACGAATTTCTAGCCAAGTTAAAAAAGTCTTTTAAGAAAGTCAAGATATTCAAGCCAAAAGCATCACGTGCCAGAAGCAGTGAAATGTATTTGTTATGTTATGAATTTAAGAAATAA
- the rnc gene encoding ribonuclease III: MDKDFTQLEKNIGIKFNNIKLLNQALVHRSYLNENTSFPLDNNERLEFLGDAVLELVVTQHLYNNFTNPEGDLTNWRSALVNTNMISKHAKELGYDDFLYLSRGEAKDIGKARDVILANAFEAVIGAIYLDQGWDVAKDFIEKHIIAELKKILDEKLYIDPKSRLQEEIQDALKVTPTYQVLKEWGPDHARKFKIGVYLEKKLLGEGEGDSKQEAQVNAAKNAIEREEWKK, translated from the coding sequence ATGGACAAAGATTTTACACAACTAGAGAAAAATATCGGAATAAAGTTCAATAATATTAAACTGCTTAACCAAGCATTAGTTCATCGTTCTTATTTAAATGAAAATACAAGCTTTCCACTTGATAATAATGAAAGATTAGAATTTTTGGGAGATGCAGTTCTTGAATTGGTTGTGACTCAGCATTTGTATAATAATTTTACAAATCCAGAAGGAGATTTAACAAACTGGAGATCTGCGCTTGTTAATACAAACATGATTTCAAAACACGCGAAAGAATTAGGTTATGATGATTTTTTATACTTATCTAGAGGAGAAGCAAAAGATATTGGCAAAGCTAGAGATGTTATTTTGGCTAATGCATTTGAAGCTGTAATTGGCGCAATTTATTTAGATCAAGGCTGGGATGTAGCAAAAGATTTCATTGAAAAACATATTATTGCTGAATTAAAAAAGATTTTAGACGAAAAATTATATATTGATCCAAAATCAAGATTACAAGAAGAGATCCAAGATGCTTTAAAGGTTACTCCAACATATCAAGTTTTGAAAGAATGGGGACCAGATCATGCAAGAAAATTTAAAATTGGCGTATATTTAGAAAAAAAATTACTTGGTGAAGGTGAAGGAGATTCAAAACAAGAAGCACAAGTAAATGCTGCGAAGAATGCGATTGAGAGGGAAGAGTGGAAGAAATAA
- the rpmF gene encoding 50S ribosomal protein L32, which produces MPVPKKKHTKAASRQRRSHHALKQTKLAKCPKCSKPILPHTVCLACGNYNNRQVLDIEAKKAKKAKKDKKKQQQAQQK; this is translated from the coding sequence ATGCCAGTTCCAAAAAAGAAACACACCAAAGCAGCTTCTAGACAAAGAAGATCACATCACGCTCTAAAGCAAACAAAATTAGCAAAATGTCCAAAATGCAGCAAGCCAATTTTACCTCATACTGTTTGTTTAGCATGTGGAAATTATAATAACAGACAAGTTTTAGATATTGAAGCAAAAAAAGCCAAGAAAGCAAAGAAAGATAAGAAAAAACAACAACAAGCACAACAAAAATAA
- a CDS encoding HEPN domain-containing protein, with protein sequence MSKDNIRKVMEYWQESAEQDFKIAEYLLKGKKYSASLFFCHLMIEKILKALVVKKTKKHSPYTHKLVNLAKIVNLKLTNEQIDDLTTITEFNIAGRYDEIKFSFYKKCTKEYSDKYFKISKNLYFDFKKQL encoded by the coding sequence ATGAGTAAAGATAATATTCGAAAAGTAATGGAATATTGGCAGGAATCAGCAGAGCAAGATTTTAAAATCGCAGAATATCTTTTAAAAGGAAAAAAGTATTCTGCAAGCTTATTCTTTTGCCATCTTATGATTGAAAAGATTCTAAAAGCTCTTGTTGTGAAAAAGACTAAAAAGCATTCTCCATACACCCATAAATTAGTTAACCTAGCAAAAATAGTAAATCTAAAACTAACAAATGAACAGATTGATGATTTAACAACAATAACCGAATTTAATATCGCTGGCAGATACGATGAAATAAAATTTTCTTTTTATAAAAAGTGCACTAAAGAATATTCTGACAAATATTTTAAAATTTCTAAAAATCTCTATTTTGACTTTAAAAAACAATTATGA
- a CDS encoding uracil-DNA glycosylase — translation MQTLEQIAKQVKNCQKCDLYKLAKNPVLGEGNQNAKIMFIGEGPGAKEDELGRPFVGQAGQLLSKLLALASLKREDVYIANVVKHRPPNNRDPLPDEVAACWPYLEQQIMIIKPKIIIPLGRHAMARFIPIGTISKNQGRVFRREIKNLGKLYFYPIYHPAAALHQPSLYRDLENAFKRLPAVLKKVEVN, via the coding sequence ATGCAAACTTTAGAACAAATTGCTAAACAAGTTAAAAATTGTCAAAAATGTGATTTGTATAAGCTAGCGAAGAATCCAGTACTAGGCGAGGGCAATCAAAATGCTAAAATTATGTTTATTGGTGAAGGTCCGGGTGCGAAAGAAGACGAATTAGGCAGACCTTTTGTTGGCCAAGCTGGACAATTACTGTCTAAATTATTGGCTTTAGCTTCTTTAAAACGCGAAGATGTTTATATTGCAAATGTAGTAAAACATAGACCACCAAATAATCGAGATCCTCTGCCAGACGAAGTTGCTGCTTGCTGGCCATATTTGGAACAGCAAATAATGATTATTAAGCCTAAAATTATTATTCCATTAGGCCGTCATGCAATGGCTAGATTTATTCCAATTGGCACAATTTCTAAAAATCAAGGACGAGTTTTTAGACGCGAAATCAAGAATTTAGGAAAATTATATTTTTATCCGATTTATCATCCAGCTGCAGCTTTGCATCAACCTAGTCTTTATCGCGATCTCGAGAATGCTTTTAAACGTTTGCCTGCGGTTTTGAAAAAGGTTGAAGTGAATTGA